The Melopsittacus undulatus isolate bMelUnd1 chromosome 12, bMelUnd1.mat.Z, whole genome shotgun sequence genome has a segment encoding these proteins:
- the SRRM4 gene encoding serine/arginine repetitive matrix protein 4, with protein sequence MAGVQQGEKQLFEKFWRGTFKAVATPRPESIIVASITARKPLSSGTLSCLSYPTEDRRSEKQSGRAVKDASSTNGCVKGKQRRDHGHHRSRSPSCHGERPPQPARAKKKKKKSGRKKRRRSPSYSPSPVKKKKKKSSKKRKRNRLSSKKRRHSSSSPKSKRKEERKHKKHSRGRSRKSHRHRHCHSRSESSDSHSPSCRSRHRARSREERRKTRRRHSRHHSKITAKRSSSAEVKASQKASQTLQLYSFLSPKEVISQSGSSADLFTKTDSPPGNLASHNGEYHEYDSGNDTSSPPSTQTSSSRSKDSQEKRSLVHDGFGHAFSSGKPKLANSDNSSDSGNSFTSCFSQTKGTALENLSPDAQGQDRRGCLSLCLSCSEEKKRDFPPSPSPSCSLRPCSRSESYTSTGRSSPGSSRSRSSHHKASPRYSRSRSRSSGKRSSSRSPSYSSKSCKKSPGSRSSRPRRSPSYSRYSRSRDREHKYSSSDKESHRERDRQRRSYSPLRKRRRDSPSHLEARRITSARKRPIPYYRPSPSSSSSASSYSSSYSSFSRSPSQSRSYSSYRTSRSRSWSSSGTERRSRSRSSGPRSSRSRSRSYDSGGSSDSLRR encoded by the exons TGGGACGCTCAGCTGCCTGTCGTACCCCACAGAGGACAGACGTTCTGAGAAGCAGAGTGGCCGTGCAGTCAAGGATGCCTCCAGCACCAATGGCTGTGTGAAGGGGAAGCAGAGACGAGACCATGGACACCACAGGTCACGCAG CCCGTCCTGCCATGGGGAGCGGCCGCCACAGCCAGCCCGggccaagaagaaaaagaagaaatccgGGCGCAAGAAGCGCAGGAG GTCTCCCTCCTACAGCCCCTCACCtgtgaagaagaagaagaagaagagctccaagaagagaaaaagaaacag GTTATCCTCAAAGAAGAGAAGGCACAG TTCTTCAAGCCCCAAAagtaagagaaaggaagaaagaaaacacaaaaaaca CTCTCGTGGGCGCAGCCGGAAATCCCATCGCCACCGCCACTGCCACTCTCGCTCGGAGAGCTCCGACTCCCACTCCCCCAGCTGCCGAAGCAG GCACAGAGCCAGGTCTCGGGAGGAAAGGCGTAAAACACGGCGAAGACACTCCCGGCACCATTCAAAGATCACGGCAAAGCGAAGCTCCTCTGCAGAGGTTAAGGCCAGCCAAAAAGCCAGCCAAACCCTCCAGCTCTACAGCTTCCTGTCTCCTAAGGAAGTA atcTCTCAGTCAGGGTCTTCTGCTGACCTCTTTACCAAAACAGACAGCCCGCCTGGCAACCTAGCCAGCCACAATGGAGAGTATCATGAATATGACTCAGGAAACGAtacttcctcccctccctccactCAAACGAGCTCATCCAGGTCCAAGGACAGCCAGGAGAAAAGAAGTCTAGTCCATGATGGCTTTGGCCATGCCTTCTCGTCCGGGAAGCCCAAACTGGCCAACAGCGATAACAGCTCTGATTCAGGAAATTCCTTCACCAGTTGCTTTTCCCAGACCAAGGGAACAGCTTTGGAAAATCTGTCTCCAGATGCCCAGGGACAAGACCGAAG AGGGTGCCTGTCCTTATGTCTCAGCTGTTCAGAGGAGAAGAAGCGAGATTTCCCCCCGTCCCCAAGCCCCAGCTGCTCACTGAGGCCATGCTCCCGCAGCGAGTCCTACACCAGCACGGGCAGGTCTTCCCCTGGCTCCAGCCGCTCCCGCTCCTCACACCACAAGGCCTCTCCCAGGTACTCCCGAAGCAGGTCCCGTTCTTCAGGAAAGAG GTCTTCTTCACGTTCCCCCAGCTACTCCTCCAAATCCTGCAAAAAAAGTCCTGGGAGCAGGAGTTCCAGGCCTCGTCGGAGCCCCAGTTACTCCCGCTACAGCCGTAGCAG AGACCGTGAGCACAAGTACAGCTCCAGTGACAAGGAGTCGCACCGGGAGCGGGACCGGCAGCGACGCTCCTATTCACCCCTAAGGAAGCGGAGGAGAGACTCCCCCAGCCACCTCGAAGCTCGGCGCATCACGAG CGCCCGCAAACGCCCCATCCCCTACTACCGGCCCAgcccctcctcctccagcagcgcCAGCAGCTACTCCTCCTCGTACAGCAGCTTTAGCCGCTCCCCGAGTCAGAGCCGGAGCTACTCCAGCTATCGGACGAGCCGGAGCCgaagctggagcagcagcgGCACCGAGCGCAGGAGCCGCAGCCGGAGCTCGGGCCCCAGGAGCAgccgcagcaggagcaggagctaTGACTCAGGAGGCAGCTCTGACAGCCTGCGTCGGTAG